Within the Pseudomonas putida genome, the region GCGCCAGCAGCACGGCAAAACGGCACCAGTAGACGTTGATGAAGCGGTAGCGCTTATGAAACGGCAAAAATGGCGCGATAAAAAAGCTCAGCGAGCACCACAGCAGCGAGCTGGTGCCCAGCAGCAGGTAAAAAAGAAAGATTCTGATCGCCTGCAGGATCGACATAGTGGCATGTACCGTTGCGGGCTTGCCCGCCTGATAAAAATGCGCCCTCAGGCGCATTGTTTAGATTAGTTCTCTGGCGATAGCTGCCAGATCGTCGAAAATCAGTGTGGTTTGCGCGACGCCCTTTTCTAGCGTGCGCTCGCCTTTGCCGGTTTTCACCAGCACCGGTTGTGCACCGACGGCCAGGGCGGCCTCCAGGTCACCTTTACTGTCGCCGACGAACCATACGCCGCGCAGGTCGGCCTGATAATGTTCGGCGATAGCCCGCAACATGCCGGGCTTGGGCTTGCGGCATTCACAACCCTCGTCCGGCCCATGTGGGCAATACACGATGTGGCCGATTTCGCCGCCTTGCTCTGCCACCAGCGTGCGCAGACGCGCATGCATGGCTTCGAGTGTTGCCAGCGAATAGTAGCCACGGGCAATGCCGGACTGGTTGGTGGCCACGGCCACCGTCCAGCCCGCTTTGCTCAACTGCGCAATGGCCTCGATCGAGCCGGGGATCGGTATCCACTCCTCCAGCGACTTGATGTAGGCGTCGGAGTCCTGGTTGATCACCCCGTCACGATCGAGAATCAGCAGTTTCAAGGCTTACCCCAGCAGCGAAATATCGGCAACGCCCAGGAACAGGCCGCGCAGGCGGCTGAGCAGGGCATAACGGTTGGCGCGAACTTTGGCGTCCTCGGCGTTGACCATCACGGCCTCGAAGAAGGCGTCGACCGGATCACGCAGGGCCGCAAGGCGGGCCAGCGATTCGCTGTACTGACGTGCAGCGGCCATCGGTTGCACAGCCTGGTCGGCTTGCTGGATCGCCGAGTACAGCGAGAACTCGTTGGCGTTGTCGAAGTACTTCGGCTCGACCTGTTCGGCAATGGCGCCTTCGGCTTTGCCCAGCAGGTTCGACACGCGCTTGTTCACCGCGGCCAGCGCCTCGGCTTCGGGCAGCTTGCGGAAGGCCTGCACGGCCTGCACACGCTGGTCGAAGTCCAAAGCCGAACCCGGCTTCAGGGCACGAACCGACAGGTAGGTGGCAACGTCGATGCCTTCGTCTTCGTAACGCGCACGCAGGCGGTCGAAGATGAACTCCAGCACCTGCTCGGCCAGGCCGGCGGCCTTGACCTGGGCACCGAACTGCTTGACCGCGAATTCGACCGCAGTGGTCAGGTCCAGGTCCAGTTGCTTCTCGATCAGGATACGCAGCACGCCCAGGGCGGCGCGGCGCAAGGCATACGGGTCTTTGCTGCCGGTGGGCAGCATGCCGATGCCGAAGATGCCGACCAGAGTGTCGAGCTTGTCGGCGATGGCCACCGCAGCACCGGTCAGGGTCTGCGGCAGCTCGGCGCCAGCACCACGCGGCATGTACTGCTCGTTCAGCGCCAGGGCGACGTCTTGCGGTTCACCGTCGTTGAGCGCGTAGTAGTAACCGGCAACGCCCTGCATTTCTGGGAATTCGCCGACCATCTCGGTGGCCAGGTCGCACTTGGACAGCAGCCCGGCGCGGCCAGCGCGCTGGGCGTCACCGCCGATCAGCGGGGCAATGTACGCGGCAAGCCGGGATACACGCTCGGCCTTGTCGTAGACGGTGCCCAACTGCGCCTGGAAGACGACGTTCTTCAGGCGCTCGTTGAAGGTTTCGAGCGGCTGCTTCTTGTCCTGCTTGAAGAAGAACTCGGCGTCGGTCAGGCGCGGGCGCACTACCTTCTCGTTACCCGAGACGATCTGCTTGGGGTCACGGCTTTCGACGTTGGCCACGGTGATGAAGCGCGGCAGCAGTTTGCCTTCGCTGTCCAGCAGGCAGAAGTACTTCTGGTTGTCCTGCATGGTGGTGATCAAGGCTTCCTGCGGCACCTCGAGGAAGCGCTCCTCGAACGAGCACACCAGCGGTACCGGCCACTCCACCAGCGCAGTTACCTCATCCAGCAGTGCCGGCGGCACGATGGCAGTGCCTTCCTGCTGCATGGCCAGTTCGCTGGTGCGCTTGGCGATCAGCTCGCGGCGTTCGGCGAAGTCGGCCAGCACGTAGGCTTTGCGCAGGTCTTCGACGTAGTTGGCCGGGGTGGTGATGACCACGTTCTGCGGATGGTGGAAGCGGTGGCCACGGGACTCACGGCCGGCTTGCTGCGAAAGGATGGTGCAGTCAACCACCTGATCGCCCAGCAGCATCACCAGCCATTGGGTCGGGCGCACGAACTCTTCACGGCTAGCGGCCCAGCGCATGCGCTTGGGGATCGGCAGGTCGTTTAGCGAATCTTCGACGATGGTCGGCAGCAGGCTGGCGGTGGCTTTGCCCGGGATGTGTTGGGAGAAGCGCAGCTTGGCGCCGCTCTGGTCGATTTCCGACAGCTCTACCCCGCACTTCTTGGCAAAGCCCAAGGCAGCCTGGGTCGGCTCGCCGTCTTTGAAGGCAGCCTGCAGGGGCGGGCCGTCGATATTGATGCTACGGTCAGGCTGCTGTACATCCAGCTGGCGAATCAGCACGGC harbors:
- the glyS gene encoding glycine--tRNA ligase subunit beta; this translates as MSAQDFLVELGTEELPPKALATLGDAFLAGIEKGLQAAGLNYTGKQVYAAPRRLAVLIRQLDVQQPDRSINIDGPPLQAAFKDGEPTQAALGFAKKCGVELSEIDQSGAKLRFSQHIPGKATASLLPTIVEDSLNDLPIPKRMRWAASREEFVRPTQWLVMLLGDQVVDCTILSQQAGRESRGHRFHHPQNVVITTPANYVEDLRKAYVLADFAERRELIAKRTSELAMQQEGTAIVPPALLDEVTALVEWPVPLVCSFEERFLEVPQEALITTMQDNQKYFCLLDSEGKLLPRFITVANVESRDPKQIVSGNEKVVRPRLTDAEFFFKQDKKQPLETFNERLKNVVFQAQLGTVYDKAERVSRLAAYIAPLIGGDAQRAGRAGLLSKCDLATEMVGEFPEMQGVAGYYYALNDGEPQDVALALNEQYMPRGAGAELPQTLTGAAVAIADKLDTLVGIFGIGMLPTGSKDPYALRRAALGVLRILIEKQLDLDLTTAVEFAVKQFGAQVKAAGLAEQVLEFIFDRLRARYEDEGIDVATYLSVRALKPGSALDFDQRVQAVQAFRKLPEAEALAAVNKRVSNLLGKAEGAIAEQVEPKYFDNANEFSLYSAIQQADQAVQPMAAARQYSESLARLAALRDPVDAFFEAVMVNAEDAKVRANRYALLSRLRGLFLGVADISLLG
- the gmhB gene encoding D-glycero-beta-D-manno-heptose 1,7-bisphosphate 7-phosphatase; the protein is MKLLILDRDGVINQDSDAYIKSLEEWIPIPGSIEAIAQLSKAGWTVAVATNQSGIARGYYSLATLEAMHARLRTLVAEQGGEIGHIVYCPHGPDEGCECRKPKPGMLRAIAEHYQADLRGVWFVGDSKGDLEAALAVGAQPVLVKTGKGERTLEKGVAQTTLIFDDLAAIARELI